A DNA window from Tachysurus vachellii isolate PV-2020 chromosome 20, HZAU_Pvac_v1, whole genome shotgun sequence contains the following coding sequences:
- the LOC132863208 gene encoding mucin-2-like → MVNNGKISKYGLLGFVVLLLIHMQVVNSKQVFHETSDVIVEFSYPEEQVLLLRKTRDVNTGIVEYIVVVELNVSEVILFDQIKSSANSITPLQIDSITNITGLDITAVCQPLFSFNESQYQCTCEDQYVWSYNNCITYNACDNLNEGTCTCISAIPSDGQVCVPKTASTTPVTSAYTTPETTAGTTTPETTAGTTTPETTAGTTTPETTAGTSTIVTLASTTTPVTTAGTTTPVTTAGTSTIVTLASTTTPETTASTATPETTAGTSTIVTLASTTTPVTTAGTSTIVTLASTTTPETTAGTSTIVTLASTTTPETTAGTTTPETTAGTSTIVTLASTTTPVTTAGTSTIVTLASTTTPETTAGTSTIVTLASTTTPETTAGTSTIVTLASTTTPVTTAGTSTIVTLASTTTPETTAGTSTIVTLASTTTPETTAGTTTPVTTAGTTTPETTAGTSTIVTLASTTTPVTTAGTSTIVTLASTTTPETTAGTSTIVTLASTTTPVTTAGISTIVTLASTTTPETTAGTTTPVTTDTAIPTTTTPLTTTPPTTTTTTTTTTTSTPLTTTTTTTTPPTTTPPTTTPLTTTTTTTTPPTTTPPSTTPFTTTTPTTTPPTTTTTTTTPPTTTTTTTTPPTTTTTTTTPPTTTITTTTPPTTTTTTTTTAVITTPATNNKVLGLSLKLNQDFDYELNNKNSATYQKYKNTIQSLIEESYRNVPGYQPNSATVTGFRPGSVIADFSITSTTNNVDLASANQKLATNLINSGFSVSSDFLSQSVQGELTNINGNIYPSSDLKLTCNPPNTNGIIWTGKGIQLQQSDKYVINNTELTVKNAGPNDSGQYSCITTVNSLPYIIWQSITIQPYPNIQVTSNKIIQCEATTVSLQCCVQGVYKVQWTDTTTCSSSTGVCISCDYTINKQDCQNSEQTKQFKCQLTQPISDSSYNSETINIQVKNQGFDCSDNVFGAGNEGAKQTANCDGNMVGNKVAQCTSKTWKIIEDNCVPLAIQNLKDEAENLQVAAIPQFMASLSSNATSQTQNIFASAATITTIVDILTIVSGLSQTTFVSQTIMTDFIKTAEVIGTDSTSGTWVNLNNNNATSNASNLLLSATENIARRLPDGNISITTNFTSLEKKSITAPFSETFGINSTTQINIPVSNANTFLTVIISSAFNNILPVRNLTNNDSSQTGTKINGDVAVIETNSTINNISLSFDVINTTLGKPQCVFWNFNLLNGVGGWDSTGCQLKLLGNEIERYTCECNHTTSFSILMSPFTLNNVQAIILDYITYIGVGISMGSLVLCLIIEIIIWKSVTRNDTSFMRHVSIVNIAVSLLIANICFIIGAAVVKQEGYEGPCSTATFFMHFFYLALFFWMFLSALLLLYRTLMVFSRMTRGAMMAIGFTVGYGAPLIIAVVTVASTAGGKGYIQQDYNCWLNWDKTKALLAFVIPALTIVAINLLVLIVVLCKMLRRGVNASTQPDEKHPLVVTARCVAILTPLFGLTWGFGIGTLVSPNFGIHVVFAFLNSLQGFFILLFGILLDSKVREALAGKFSLRNLSSGRTRSTSAGPTSSSGPPFMQRLRQRNVYNVQANSGTMASTSNNSYAPINT, encoded by the exons ggaaaatatcaaaatatggTTTGCTGGGATTTGTTGTCTTACTGCTGATTCATATGCAAGTTGTGAACTCTAAACAAGTGTTCCATGAAACTTCAGACGTTATTGTAGag TTTAGCTACCCTGAGGAACAAGTGCTTCTCTTAAGGAAAACACGAGatg tgaaCACAGGCATAGTAGAATACATTGTGGTTGTTGAGTTGAATGTGTCAGAAGTGATTTTATTTGACCAAATCAAATCATCAGCGAATTCCATCACTCCTTTACAAATAGACAGCATCACAAACATCACTGGTTTAGACATTACAGCAG TGTGCCAGCCACTATTCAGTTTCAATGAATCTCAATACCAGTGCACGTGTGAGGATCAGTATGTTTGGTCCTACAATAACTGTATTACATATAACGCCTGTGATAACCTAAATGAAGGAACATGTACCTGTATCAGCGCCATTCCCAGTGATGGACAGGTCTGTGTGCCAAAAACTG CCAGCACAACTCCTGTTACATCAGCCTACACAACTCCTGAAACAACAGCAGGCACAACAACTCCTGAAACAACAGCAGGCACAACAACTCCTGAAACAACAGCAGGCACAACAACTCCTGAAACAACAGCAGGCACATCAACAATTGTAACATTAGCCAGCACAACAACTCCTGTAACAACAGCAGGCACAACAACTCCTGTAACAACAGCAGGCACATCAACAATTGTAACATTAGCCAGCACAACAACTCCTGAAACAACAGCAAGCACAGCAACTCCTGAAACAACAGCAGGCACATCAACAATTGTAACATTAGCCAGCACAACAACTCCTGTAACAACAGCAGGCACATCAACAATTGTAACATTAGCCAGCACAACAACTCCTGAAACAACAGCAGGCACATCAACAATTGTAACATTAGCCAGCACAACAACTCCTGAAACAACAGCAGGCACAACAACTCCTGAAACAACAGCAGGCACATCAACAATTGTAACATTAGCCAGCACAACAACTCCTGTAACAACAGCAGGCACATCAACAATTGTAACATTAGCCAGCACAACAACTCCTGAAACAACAGCAGGCACATCAACAATTGTAACATTAGCCAGCACAACAACTCCTGAAACAACAGCAGGCACATCAACAATTGTAACATTAGCCAGCACAACAACTCCTGTAACAACAGCAGGCACATCAACAATTGTAACATTAGCCAGCACAACAACTCCTGAAACAACAGCAGGCACATCAACAATTGTAACATTAGCCAGCACAACAACTCCTGAAACAACAGCAGGCACAACAACTCCTGTAACAACAGCAGGCACAACAACTCCTGAAACAACAGCAGGCACATCAACAATTGTAACATTAGCCAGCACAACAACTCCTGTAACAACAGCAGGCACATCAACAATTGTAACATTAGCCAGCACAACAACTCCTGAAACAACAGCAGGCACATCAACAATTGTAACATTAGCCAGCACAACAACTCCTGTAACAACAGCAGGCATATCAACAATTGTAACATTAGCCAGCACAACAACTCCTGAAACAACAGCAGGCACAACAACTCCTGTAACAACAGACACAGCAATACCAACCACAACTACACCCCTCACAACTACACCCCCCACAACTACAACCACCACAACTACAACTACCACATCTACACCACTCACAACTACAACCACCACAACTACACCACCCACAACTACACCCCCCACAACCACACCACTCACAACTACAACCACCACAACTACACCCCCCACAACTACACCCCCCTCAACCACACCCTTCACAACTACAACCCCCACAACTACACCCCCCACAACCACTACCACCACAACTACACCACCCACAACTACAACCACCACAACTACACCCCCCACAACTACAACCACCACAACTACACCCCCCACAACTACAATCACCACAACTACACCCCCCACAACCACCACAACTACAACGACCACAGCTGTCATTACAACCCCAGCCACAA ACAACAAGGTACTGGGCCTCTCATTGAAACTAAATCAAGATTTTGACTATGAACTCAACAATAAAAATAGTGCAACatatcaaaaatataaaaatacaattcagAGTTTG ATTGAAGAAAGCTACAGAAATGTACCTGGCTATCAGCCCAACTCTGCAACAGTGACTGGTTTCag ACCTGGCAGTGTGATTGCAGACTTCAGTATTACCTCAACAACTAACAATGTTGATTTGGCTTCAGCAAACCAAAAGCTTGCTACTAATCTCATTAATAGTGGATTCAGTGTTTCTAGTGATTTTCTCAGTCAAAGTG TCCAAGGAGAACTAACAAACATCAACGGAAACATATATCCTAGTTCAGATCTCAAACTTACATGTAATCCTCCAAATACAAATGGTATAATTTGGACCGGGAAAGGGATTCAGTTACAGCAGTCAGACAAGTATGTGATTAATAATACTGAACTCACTGTGAAGAATGCCGGTCCCAATGACAGTG gtCAATATTCATGCATAACAACAGTAAACTCTCTGCCCTATATAATCTGGCAAAGCATTACAATTCAGCCATATCCCAATATTCAAGTGACCAGTAACAAAATTATACAATGTGAGGCTACAACAGTCTCACTGCAGTGTTGTGTTCAGGGTGTATATAAGGTGCAATGGACTGACACTACAACCTGCTCAAGTTCAAcag GAGTCTGCATCTCATGTGACTATACAATTAACAAACAGGATTGTCAGAATTCTGAGCAAACAAAACAGTTCAAATGCCAACTAACACAACCAATCAGTGATAGTAGTTACAACTCAGAGACCATTAATATACAAGTAAAAAACCAAG gatTTGACTGTTCTGATAATGTATTCGGGGCTGGAAATGAGGGAGCAAAACAAACTGCTAACTGTGATGGAAACATGGTTGGCAATAAAGTAGCTCAGTGTACTTCAAAAACATGGAAGATTATAGAGGACAACTGTGTTCCGCTTGCAATTCAAAATTTAAAAGATGAAGCTGAG AATTTACAGGTAGCAGCTATCCCGCAGTTTATGGCCAGCCTCAGTAGTAATGCTACATCACAGACTCAAAACATCTTTGCTTCTGCAGCAACCATAACAACAATTGTAGACATACTAACCATCGTTTCAGGTCTCTCACAAACAACTTTTGTCAGTCAAACTATTATGACG GATTTCATAAAAACAGCAGAGGTCATTGGAACAGATAGTACATCAGGCACTTGGGTGaatttaaacaataacaatgcaACAAGTAATGCCAGTAATTTACTTCTGAGCGCTACTGAAAACATTGCACGCAGACTCCCGGATGGCAACATCTCAATAACAACAAACTTCACTTCtcttgaaaaaaaatccattactGCACCCTTTTCTGAAACCTTTGGAATAAATTCAACTACCCAAATAAATATTCCAGTGAGTAACGCCAATACGTTCCTCACCGTCATAATCTCTTCGGCCTTTAACAACATCTTACCTGTTCGAAATCTGACCAACAATGACAGCAGTCAGACTGGCACCAAGATCAATGGAGATGTAGCTGTGATTGAGACAAACTCAACAATTaacaacatctctctctcttttgatgTCATAAATACTACATTGGGAAAACCTCAGTGTGTCTTCTGGAACTTTAATCTTCTGAATGGTGTTGGTGGATGGGACTCGACTGGATGTCAGTTAAAGCTCTTAGGGAATGAAATTGAAAGATACACATGTGAGTGCAATCACACAACCTCTTTTTCAATCCTGATGTCACCATTTACCCTGAATAATGTCCAAGCCATAATCTTAGACTATATAACTTACATTGGTGTTGGCATTTCAATGGGCAGCTTGGTTTTGTGCCTCATCATTGAAATCATCATATGGAAATCAGTGACACGAAATGACACATCCTTCATGCGACATGTCTCCATAGTCAACATTGCTGTCTCCCTCCTGATTGCTAATATTTGCTTCATCATAGGAGCAGCTGTTGTTAAACAAGAGGGTTATGAGGGTCCCTGCAGTACAGCGACGTTCTTCATGCACTTCTTTTATCTCGCCCTTTTCTTCTGGATGTTTCTGTCAGCACTTTTGCTCCTCTACCGCACCCTCATGGTCTTTTCGAGAATGACCAGAGGGGCAATGATGGCCATAGGCTTCACTGTCGGTTATGGAGCCCCGTTAATAATAGCTGTCGTTACTGTAGCATCTACAGCTGGAGGCAAAGGATACATTCAACAAGATTACAATTGTTGGCTGAACTGGGATAAAACAAAGGCTCTCCTGGCATTTGTGATTCCTGCTCTGACGATTGTAGCTATAAACCTCCTGGTGCTTATTGTGGTTCTGTGTAAGATGTTGAGGAGAGGAGTTAATGCTTCCACTCAGCCAGATGAGAAACATCCCCTAGTGGTCACTGCTAGATGTGTGGCGATTTTAACACCTCTCTTTGGTCTAACGTGGGGATTCGGCATCGGGACCTTGGTGTCACCGAACTTTGGGATTCATGTGGTGTTCGCATTCCTTAATTCACTGCAG GGtttctttattttgctttttggaATATTACTGGACAGTAAG GTCCGAGAAGCATTGGCAGGAAAGTTTTCACTGAGGAACTTAAGTTCTGGTCGCACCAGG AGTACGAGTGCAGGACCAACGTCCTCAAGTGGACCTCCTTTCATGCAGAGGTTACGGCAAAGAA ATGTGTACAATGTACAAGCAAACAGCGGCACTATGGCTTCAACTTCAAACAACTCATATGCACCTATCAACACTTAA